The proteins below come from a single Deltaproteobacteria bacterium genomic window:
- a CDS encoding DMT family transporter: MVHRTQRIGADVLLLLTSFFWGLTFVIVKEAISRVGVFLFLSQRFLLAFAILLVLSFAARRTFSMRALRQGIVLGALLFGAFALQTMALRYTTASNTAFLTGLNVVFVPIVGSLLFRQHVTWSMKVGVIIAAMGMYFLCTNGDGHFGRGEVLAFFCALSVAGHVVMTGEYAMSSDVYWLTTVQIGTVAFLSTAVAGIQREAVFSWYPEILPALIICVIFATIFAFLVQTSMQRYTSPTHTAIIFCMEPVFGALCAHIMLGEAFGSRGYAGAALIVAGMILSEISSIAGVPSPEDRVEEEPKGVVMKG, encoded by the coding sequence ATGGTACACAGAACACAGAGGATCGGGGCGGATGTTCTCCTTCTCCTGACCAGCTTTTTCTGGGGGTTGACCTTTGTCATCGTCAAAGAGGCGATCAGCAGGGTGGGGGTGTTTCTTTTCCTTTCCCAGCGGTTCCTTCTGGCCTTCGCGATCCTCCTGGTACTCAGCTTTGCCGCGCGACGCACCTTCTCAATGCGGGCACTGCGGCAGGGGATCGTCCTCGGCGCGCTTCTTTTCGGCGCATTCGCCCTGCAGACGATGGCTCTTCGATACACGACGGCATCCAATACAGCTTTCCTGACGGGACTGAACGTGGTTTTCGTGCCCATCGTCGGTTCTCTGCTCTTCCGGCAGCATGTTACATGGAGCATGAAGGTAGGCGTGATTATCGCGGCTATGGGGATGTACTTTCTCTGTACGAACGGTGACGGTCATTTTGGCCGGGGCGAGGTGCTTGCCTTTTTTTGTGCCCTGTCCGTCGCCGGGCATGTGGTCATGACCGGTGAATATGCGATGTCCAGTGACGTTTACTGGCTGACCACGGTGCAGATCGGGACGGTGGCGTTTCTCAGCACGGCTGTGGCGGGCATCCAGCGAGAAGCGGTTTTTTCCTGGTACCCCGAGATACTTCCGGCACTTATCATCTGTGTCATTTTTGCCACCATATTCGCCTTTCTTGTTCAGACCTCCATGCAGCGATACACGAGTCCAACCCACACGGCGATCATATTCTGCATGGAACCCGTTTTCGGCGCGCTCTGCGCTCACATAATGCTTGGTGAGGCTTTCGGGTCACGCGGCTATGCCGGGGCCGCCCTGATCGTGGCGGGCATGATACTCTCGGAAATTTCCTCTATTGCGGGTGTTCCTTCACCTGAGGATCGTGTTGAGGAAGAACCGAAGGGTGTGGTCATGAAAGGATAG
- a CDS encoding RNA methyltransferase produces MEITPLSKNMEKWIRKLHQKKYRDEQETFMAEGMNALAGAREGSLYEVMSIVLEHAMIDELGEALPGGIPLYSCTRKTMETLSTEKTSQGIVLVCRLRRFSLDVLSTGVPRVLMYCDRVSDPGNLGTIVRTARWFGLRQIILSPFCVDHYNPKVIRSTAGTFFQTAFIAPVDHTELSRFARENGYHLAASVPRGGEPLQSLKKDGKYIFMMGNESEGLPQTLIREAAVRISINGGDDTESLNLGVAASIILYELLG; encoded by the coding sequence ATGGAGATCACGCCCCTTTCGAAAAACATGGAAAAATGGATACGGAAGCTTCATCAGAAGAAGTACCGTGATGAACAGGAAACCTTCATGGCAGAGGGAATGAATGCCCTTGCAGGAGCCCGCGAGGGGTCCCTCTACGAGGTGATGTCCATCGTCCTGGAACATGCCATGATCGACGAACTTGGAGAGGCGCTGCCCGGTGGGATTCCCCTCTACTCCTGTACCAGGAAGACCATGGAAACCCTCTCAACGGAAAAGACATCACAGGGGATCGTTTTGGTATGCCGGCTCCGACGTTTCTCTCTGGACGTTCTCAGCACCGGGGTCCCGCGGGTCCTCATGTACTGTGACCGCGTTTCGGACCCCGGTAATCTCGGAACCATCGTCAGAACCGCCCGGTGGTTCGGTCTTCGACAGATCATACTGAGTCCCTTCTGCGTCGACCACTATAATCCCAAGGTCATTCGATCGACAGCGGGAACGTTCTTCCAGACGGCCTTCATCGCACCCGTCGATCACACCGAACTTTCCCGATTCGCCCGGGAAAACGGCTACCACCTGGCAGCTTCCGTTCCCCGCGGCGGTGAGCCGCTTCAGTCCCTGAAAAAAGACGGCAAGTATATTTTTATGATGGGAAACGAATCGGAAGGACTTCCGCAAACCCTCATCAGAGAGGCTGCTGTCCGTATCTCGATCAACGGCGGAGATGATACTGAATCCCTGAATCTCGGCGTTGCGGCTTCCATCATCCTCTATGAACTGCTGGGCTGA
- a CDS encoding amino acid permease has translation MKRSTNSNSMPGNAAAKLGTFGGVFTPSILTILGIILFLRLGYVVGSAGLGKALLIIALANTISILTSVSLSAIATNLKVRGGGDYYLISRTLGVEFGGAIGVVLFLAQSVSIAFYCIGMGEAVAGMFSETPRWLPQVLAAAAVAVLFVFAWLGADWATRFQYVIMIIMTAAIISFYAGALGNVDGSLLVRNLTQPEGGPPFWVIFAIFFPAVTGFTQGVSMSGDLKDPGKSLPLGTFAAVGISIVIYFTVALIFAAVLPLQDLSGDYGAMKRVATAGWLINAGVIAATVSSAMASFLGAPRILQSMAKDRIFSFLIPFAEGWGPMDNPRRGVILSCIIALVTVALGNLNMIAPVVSMFFLISYGLLNYATYYESRAGSPSFRPTFRWFDQRLSLLGALACLGVMLSVNFIAGCIAGGVLFGIYQYLQRTAGPARWADSKNAYHFKLMRDHLLAIPETIEHPRDWRPQILAFSDDPERRKCLLRFASWVEGKSGITTAVKILEGRGKKMEERRAAAEEELRADIVAEGIDAFVKVITAADFRTGAELLVQSFGIGPVKPNTILLNGPEQLRSVKEQKLYGRYLTEAIRMGCNVLVLHVDDPTCGSEIHEPSKPRHIDVWWRDDATGRLMLLLAYLMTRTEDWETARIRLHVASSPEEAGENKKRIGVFLDDVRIAARIMIVEKATIDRVVEDSTGASMVFLPLAIGKKGPAGPYGVHLETIFSKLSTVVLVTAAEDIDLEALPEEGPKADLAAARDRAADAEKKAREMEKQASEAVAEGKDRIAGIRTLLESEEDTDKRKELEKAVKDIEDRLKEAESVASEARREAEEAAAALEELDGHPPAESSPGEARPKNSS, from the coding sequence GTCGTTGGGAGCGCGGGCCTTGGAAAGGCATTGCTCATCATCGCCCTCGCGAACACGATCTCTATCCTCACCAGTGTTTCCCTCTCGGCGATCGCCACAAATCTCAAGGTCAGGGGAGGCGGAGATTATTATCTCATCTCGCGGACGCTGGGTGTTGAGTTCGGCGGGGCCATCGGCGTTGTTCTCTTTCTTGCCCAGTCCGTATCGATCGCCTTCTACTGTATCGGTATGGGGGAAGCGGTGGCCGGCATGTTTTCCGAAACCCCGCGCTGGCTTCCACAGGTCCTCGCCGCGGCGGCCGTGGCCGTTCTCTTTGTGTTCGCCTGGCTGGGGGCCGACTGGGCGACCCGATTCCAGTATGTCATCATGATCATCATGACCGCCGCCATAATTTCATTCTATGCCGGCGCCCTGGGCAACGTCGACGGGTCGCTCCTGGTTCGGAACTTGACACAGCCCGAGGGCGGTCCACCCTTCTGGGTCATTTTCGCAATTTTTTTCCCGGCCGTGACAGGCTTTACCCAGGGAGTGAGCATGTCGGGTGATCTAAAGGACCCGGGAAAGAGCCTGCCCCTGGGGACGTTTGCCGCCGTCGGCATATCGATCGTCATTTACTTTACCGTGGCCCTTATATTTGCTGCGGTCCTTCCCCTGCAGGACCTGAGCGGCGATTATGGGGCAATGAAGCGCGTGGCCACCGCCGGGTGGCTCATCAATGCGGGAGTTATCGCGGCGACAGTCTCATCGGCCATGGCCTCATTTCTTGGAGCACCGAGGATCCTTCAATCCATGGCGAAGGACCGCATATTTTCCTTTCTCATCCCCTTTGCCGAGGGATGGGGTCCGATGGACAACCCCCGCCGGGGCGTCATCCTGTCCTGCATCATCGCCCTGGTCACCGTAGCACTGGGAAACCTGAACATGATCGCACCCGTGGTCTCCATGTTCTTTCTCATTTCCTACGGGCTCCTCAACTATGCCACCTACTATGAATCGCGGGCCGGCAGTCCCTCCTTCCGCCCCACCTTCCGGTGGTTCGACCAGCGCCTGAGCCTTCTGGGGGCGCTTGCCTGCCTGGGCGTCATGCTGTCCGTCAATTTTATCGCCGGGTGCATTGCCGGCGGCGTTCTCTTCGGCATCTACCAGTACCTGCAGCGAACCGCGGGACCGGCACGATGGGCCGACAGCAAGAACGCCTACCACTTCAAGCTCATGAGGGACCACCTCCTCGCCATCCCTGAAACGATAGAACATCCCCGGGACTGGCGGCCGCAGATACTTGCCTTCTCCGACGACCCGGAGCGGAGGAAATGCCTGCTGCGGTTCGCGTCCTGGGTGGAAGGAAAAAGCGGTATCACGACGGCGGTCAAGATACTTGAAGGCCGGGGCAAAAAGATGGAGGAACGGAGGGCCGCGGCGGAAGAAGAACTCCGTGCCGATATCGTCGCCGAGGGCATCGACGCCTTCGTGAAGGTCATCACGGCAGCCGATTTCCGGACAGGGGCGGAATTGCTCGTTCAGTCCTTCGGGATCGGGCCCGTCAAACCCAACACGATCCTGCTGAACGGCCCCGAACAGCTCAGAAGTGTCAAGGAACAAAAACTTTACGGCAGGTACCTCACTGAAGCCATCCGCATGGGCTGCAACGTCCTGGTCCTTCATGTCGATGACCCGACCTGCGGTTCTGAAATCCATGAACCATCAAAACCCCGGCATATCGATGTCTGGTGGCGTGACGACGCCACGGGCAGGCTGATGCTTCTCCTGGCCTATCTCATGACCAGGACGGAAGACTGGGAGACGGCGCGGATCCGCCTGCACGTGGCGAGTTCCCCCGAAGAAGCCGGGGAAAACAAGAAACGGATCGGCGTCTTTCTCGACGATGTAAGGATCGCAGCCCGCATCATGATCGTGGAAAAGGCCACCATAGACAGGGTCGTGGAAGATTCCACCGGGGCGTCGATGGTATTTCTGCCCCTGGCGATCGGTAAAAAAGGGCCGGCGGGGCCATACGGCGTTCACCTGGAAACCATATTCTCAAAGCTTTCCACCGTGGTCCTTGTGACCGCCGCTGAAGATATCGATCTCGAAGCGCTCCCGGAAGAGGGTCCGAAGGCTGATCTCGCCGCCGCCCGCGACAGGGCGGCCGATGCCGAGAAAAAGGCCCGGGAGATGGAAAAACAGGCCTCTGAGGCGGTCGCTGAAGGAAAGGACCGCATCGCCGGCATCCGCACGCTGCTCGAAAGCGAGGAGGACACGGACAAGCGCAAAGAACTGGAAAAGGCTGTGAAGGATATTGAGGACCGCTTAAAGGAAGCGGAAAGTGTCGCCAGTGAAGCCCGCAGGGAGGCGGAGGAAGCAGCCGCGGCCCTTGAGGAACTGGACGGTCACCCCCCGGCGGAAAGTTCCCCGGGTGAGGCAAGGCCGAAGAACAGTTCATGA
- a CDS encoding CopD family protein — translation MKKTSCRFLSFIVAVSITVLWLGTESAVAKEEYAARTGKGCAYCHQDALGGPLTSVGFAYIRNGYEYPISEKVLERSEHFRSPGHRFARFVIGYIHLLAAIIFFGAIFYIHIFIRPTRLTGGIPKYERILGVSCMVTLTLTGIYLTWFRIDRWEQFFNNTFGFMLFIKILLFLIMVLIAATAITVVHRGMKREVFAAPAPRASGAVTPSDLRLYDGTQGRAAYVVHEDAIYDVSGSEKWKGGRHFGKHAAGNDLTEALKGAPHGTEVFQNVKYVGTLAAEKGRPAAVSRTAHKVFVVMAYTNLVIIFLIAACISVWRWGVPVHIMPAPGAAVTTEKTCLSCHKSNKPALYADWEKSVHAAVGVTCYDCHRGGNDRNLISVEHLKNSTSPISIVVSPKRCAGCHPAEATQFEKSKHAHTRDIMWTVDSWLNDDMNNAVERTTGCYTCHGTFVEVIDGRPLPGTWPNVGIGRINPDGSRGCCSSCHTRHRFSIAEARKPEACDQCHLGPDHPQIEIYNESKHGTIYHAEGHLWEWTPVDNTWTAGRDYRAPTCSSCHMSAAAGVERSHNVTERLSWETQAPLTVRPAEFRPFPARTDWWQERKKMTGVCLQCHSVTWADDHFRNLDGVVENYNEEYYRPVRLLMNELYEAGLLSDELYFDEELEWEFYEFWHHEGRRARMGAAMMAPDYAWWHGFYELKKRFAGIMESAGKLKRGEDSPRYERIPGRYSADSK, via the coding sequence ATGAAGAAAACATCCTGTCGGTTCCTGTCTTTCATTGTGGCGGTATCTATTACGGTCCTCTGGCTGGGAACGGAGTCTGCCGTTGCGAAGGAGGAATATGCCGCCCGGACGGGAAAGGGGTGCGCGTACTGCCATCAGGATGCCCTCGGCGGTCCTCTCACCTCTGTCGGGTTCGCCTATATACGGAACGGATACGAGTACCCGATATCGGAAAAGGTACTGGAAAGGTCCGAACACTTTCGATCTCCCGGTCACCGGTTTGCCCGGTTCGTCATCGGTTATATCCACCTTCTGGCGGCGATCATATTCTTCGGCGCCATCTTCTACATTCATATCTTTATCAGACCCACCCGGCTGACGGGCGGCATACCAAAATATGAGAGGATCCTCGGTGTTTCCTGCATGGTTACTCTCACGCTCACCGGCATCTACCTGACCTGGTTCCGGATCGACCGATGGGAACAGTTCTTCAATAACACATTCGGGTTCATGCTGTTCATAAAGATCCTTCTCTTCCTTATTATGGTGCTGATAGCCGCCACGGCGATAACGGTGGTGCACCGGGGAATGAAACGCGAGGTCTTTGCTGCCCCGGCTCCCCGGGCATCGGGAGCGGTGACGCCGTCTGACTTGCGACTTTACGACGGTACTCAGGGAAGGGCCGCCTATGTGGTCCATGAAGACGCCATTTATGATGTGTCGGGCAGTGAAAAGTGGAAGGGAGGCCGTCATTTCGGCAAACACGCCGCGGGGAACGACCTGACGGAGGCCCTGAAAGGAGCGCCTCACGGGACGGAAGTATTCCAGAATGTGAAATACGTGGGGACACTGGCGGCGGAGAAGGGCAGGCCCGCTGCGGTATCGCGAACGGCCCACAAGGTCTTCGTGGTCATGGCCTATACGAACCTGGTTATCATTTTTCTCATCGCCGCCTGCATCAGCGTCTGGCGGTGGGGGGTTCCGGTGCATATCATGCCGGCGCCCGGTGCCGCCGTGACAACCGAAAAGACCTGTCTGTCCTGTCACAAGTCCAACAAACCCGCCTTGTATGCCGACTGGGAGAAGAGCGTTCACGCCGCCGTCGGCGTCACCTGTTACGATTGTCACCGGGGAGGAAACGACAGGAATCTTATCAGCGTGGAGCATCTGAAGAACAGCACGTCCCCCATATCGATCGTCGTTTCACCGAAACGCTGTGCCGGCTGTCACCCGGCGGAAGCAACGCAGTTCGAAAAAAGCAAGCATGCCCATACGCGGGATATCATGTGGACCGTCGATTCCTGGTTGAATGACGACATGAACAATGCCGTTGAGCGGACGACCGGATGTTACACCTGTCATGGCACCTTTGTGGAAGTCATAGATGGCAGGCCCCTTCCTGGCACCTGGCCCAATGTGGGCATCGGCAGAATCAATCCCGACGGCAGCAGGGGATGTTGTTCAAGCTGTCACACGCGACACAGGTTTTCCATTGCCGAGGCGAGAAAACCGGAGGCCTGCGATCAGTGCCACCTTGGTCCCGATCATCCGCAGATAGAGATCTACAATGAATCCAAGCATGGGACCATCTATCATGCCGAGGGTCATCTGTGGGAATGGACGCCGGTGGACAACACGTGGACGGCGGGCAGGGATTACCGTGCCCCCACCTGCTCATCGTGCCACATGTCGGCCGCCGCCGGCGTGGAGCGGTCCCACAATGTGACGGAACGTTTGTCCTGGGAGACACAGGCGCCCCTGACCGTCCGCCCTGCCGAGTTCAGGCCGTTCCCGGCGCGGACGGACTGGTGGCAGGAGCGGAAAAAGATGACAGGGGTTTGCCTCCAGTGCCATTCCGTTACCTGGGCCGATGATCACTTCAGAAATCTGGATGGGGTCGTAGAAAACTACAATGAAGAATATTACAGACCCGTCCGGTTACTTATGAACGAACTGTATGAAGCCGGGCTTCTGTCAGATGAGCTCTATTTCGATGAGGAACTTGAATGGGAGTTCTATGAGTTCTGGCATCACGAGGGGCGCCGGGCCCGCATGGGGGCCGCCATGATGGCGCCCGATTACGCCTGGTGGCACGGGTTCTACGAGTTGAAAAAGCGCTTCGCCGGGATCATGGAATCAGCCGGGAAACTGAAACGGGGTGAGGATTCACCCCGTTATGAACGAATTCCCGGCAGGTACAGCGCCGATAGTAAATAG
- a CDS encoding basic amino acid ABC transporter substrate-binding protein, which yields MRVHRIIIALLVVAGFIISPMIVGPVCAAEKVITVATDATWPPMEMVDANKEIIGFDIDFMNAVAKEGGFAVKYQNTAWDGIFAGIAVGKYDAIISSVTITDERQKTMDFSIPYINAGQVLIVPKDSKAVVLADMKGQKVGAQLGTTGAFEVKKNDGVELKTYDEIGLAFEDMAAGRINGVVCDTPVAADFALQKAEYKEKFKIVGTPFTEEYYGIVVQKGNTELLDMINTGIKAVQAKGIDKQLEAKWLK from the coding sequence ATGAGGGTTCATCGAATTATCATTGCGTTGCTGGTCGTGGCCGGCTTTATCATCTCTCCGATGATTGTCGGTCCTGTGTGCGCGGCGGAAAAAGTCATCACCGTTGCAACCGATGCCACCTGGCCGCCCATGGAGATGGTCGATGCGAACAAGGAGATCATCGGGTTCGACATTGACTTCATGAACGCAGTCGCGAAGGAAGGGGGATTTGCGGTCAAGTATCAGAATACCGCCTGGGACGGGATTTTCGCCGGGATCGCCGTGGGGAAATATGACGCCATTATCTCTTCAGTCACCATCACCGATGAACGACAGAAAACGATGGATTTCTCAATTCCTTATATCAATGCGGGCCAGGTGCTGATCGTTCCCAAGGACTCGAAGGCGGTCGTTCTTGCCGACATGAAGGGACAGAAAGTGGGCGCGCAGCTCGGCACGACAGGGGCTTTTGAAGTGAAGAAAAATGATGGCGTGGAGCTGAAGACCTACGATGAGATCGGTCTCGCCTTTGAAGACATGGCAGCGGGGCGCATCAACGGCGTTGTCTGTGACACGCCCGTCGCGGCCGACTTCGCTCTCCAGAAAGCGGAGTACAAGGAAAAATTCAAAATCGTCGGCACTCCCTTTACGGAAGAATATTACGGCATCGTCGTTCAGAAGGGGAATACGGAACTGCTCGATATGATCAACACCGGGATCAAGGCTGTCCAGGCTAAAGGAATCGACAAACAGTTAGAGGCGAAGTGGCTCAAGTAA